The genomic interval TTTGGTCATGAGGAAATTAAGAAATTAATTGCCTTCCAAGAAAAAATTGCTGCTGAAATTGGTAAAGAAAAGATGGAAGTAACGCTGTATCAAGTGAATGAGGAGCTTGAAGCAGAAATAAAAACAATGTGCTTAGCGGATTTAAATAAAGCTGTTCAAGTACAAGAAAAGCATGCTCGTGAAGATGCAATTACTGAAGTGAAAAATCATGTTCTTGCGCAGTATGAAGAGCAAGAAGCAGATGAAGAGAAAGTGAAGCAAGTAAAAGAAATTTTAAATAAATTAGTAAAAGCAGAAGTACGTCGTTTAATTACAGAAGAAAAAGTGCGTCCTGACGGCCGTAACCCAGATGAGATTCGACCACTTTCTTCAGAAGTTGGCTTATTAGCGCGTACACATGGATCCGGTCTCTTTACACGCGGACAAACTCAAGCGCTTTCTATTTGTACACTAGGTGCGCTTGGAGATGTGCAAATTTTAGATGGTCTTGGGACAGAAGAATCAAAACGTTTTATGCATCATTATAACTTCCCTCATTTCAGCGTAGGGGAAACAGGACCAATTCGTGCTCCTGGTCGTCGTGAAATCGGTCACGGTGCACTTGGTGAACGAGCACTTGAGCCAATTATCCCAAGTGAAAAAGATTTCCCATACACAGTTCGTCTTGTATCAGAAGTACTTGAATCCAATGGTTCAACGTCACAAGCAAGTATTTGTGCAAGTACGTTAGCGATGATGGATGCAGGTGTGCCAATTAAAGCACCGGTAGCTGGTATCGCTATGGGTCTTGTTAAATCTGGTGAGTACTATACGATTTTAACAGACATTCAAGGGATGGAAGATCATCTAGGAGACATGGACTTTAAAGTAGCAGGAACAGCGAAGGGTGTTACCGCACTTCAAATGGATATTAAAATTGATGGTTTATCTCGTGAGATTTTAGAAGAAGCCTTGCAACAAGCAAAACGAGGCCGCATGCATATTCTTGATTCAATGCTAGCAACACTGAGTGAACCGCGCGTTGAGCTTTCACGCTATGCACCAAAAATCTTAACAATGTCTATTAATCCAGATAAAATTCGCGATGTCATTGGACCAAGCGGAAAACAAATCAATAAAATTATCGAAGAAACAGGCGTGAAGATTGATATTGAGCAAGATGGTACAGTATTCATTTCCTCTACAGAGCAAGAAATGAATTCAAAAGCGAAGAAAATTATTGAAGATATTGTTCGTGAAGTGGCTGTCGGTGAACAATACCTAGGAAAAGTAAAGCGTATTGAGAAATTTGGTGCGTTTGTTGAAATCTTTAATGGAAAAGATGGTTTAGTTCACATTTCAGAGCTTGCTGAAGAACGAGTAGGCAAAGTAGAAGATGTGGTGAAAATTGGCGATGAAATTTTAGTGAAAGTTACTGAAATTGATAAGCAAGGCCGCGTAAATCTTTCTCGAAAAGCGGTTTTAAAAGAGCAAAAAGAAGCGGCGAATCCAGCTCAATCTTAAGCGAGAACGAAGGCATGTGGTTTCGGTTGGAACGCACATGCCTTTTTTCCGTCTATGGCTATATTAATCAACAATGACATTTAACAACACTCTATGTATAAAGGATGTTTACTTCAAGAGTAATTTCCCTGCTTTCTTAGCAGACGGATTAAGGTATCTACGCTTTTCGGTATTGTCTAGCTTAGATGCCTAGCTCGCTGTGAAAAAGATGATTGCCCTTGCATAGGCAAAGAGCGCCTTCCATGTCACTCCCTATTTTCTTCACGAGCTGACCAAGGCATCTAACGCTTTTCGGTATACCTTGTCTTCTTTTTTCATACATTTTTGTATGAAGGGGGCAAAAAAATGAATAATAAGTGGAAGCAGATAGTTGCGATAAGTGCCATTGCAGGTATATCATGGTTATTAGTGCAAAATCCATATACAAATGATTATTTTACTCGATTAACAGATAAGTCGATTGCAACGAGTATGCAGGAAGATGAGCTTTTGTTTGCGATTAAATCGTCGGTTAAAAAGTACGAGATTGAGCCACAAGATGCACGAATCGATTCGGTTTGGAAAGCTGTACCAGGATATAATGGGGTGAAAATTGATGTACAAGCATCCTATGAAGCCATGAAGAAAAAGGGAAGCTTTGATGAACGTAAACTTGTTTATAGACAAGTAGCCCCAAAGAAGCATTTACATGAACTTAAGCCATCACCGCTTTATAGAGCTCATCCAGATAAACCGGTTGTTTCATTCTTAATTAATGTGGCTTGGGGAAATGAATATTTACAGGATATGCTTTCTGTTTTAAAAGAGCATCATGTCAAGGCTACTTTCTTTCTAGAAGGAAGATGGACAAAAAACAATCCTGAACTCGCGAAGATGATCAAAGAGGGTGGACATGAAATAGGAAATCATTCGTATACACATCCCAATATGCAAACTCTGTCTACTCAAGCAACGCGTGAAGAGATTCGAAAAACGAGTGAAGTGATTGAAGCTGTGACAGGAGTGCGAAGTACATGGTTTGCGCCACCAAGTGGAAGCTTTCGCGATGAAACGGTTAGCCTCGCGGCAGATTTAGGCATGGGAACAGTTATGTGGAGCGTCGATACGATTGATTGGCAGAAGCCTAGCCCGGAAGTCCTGCAGCAAAGGGTGTTATCCAAGGTTCATCCTGGTGCCTTTATTTTAATGCATCCAACAGAGTCAACAGCGAAATCATTGGAAACATTAATTGTGAATATTCAAAAGAAAGATTTACATGTTGTGACTGTTTCAGAAGCGGTCGATGAAAAACGAATCCTTCCTTATAAGTGATTCGTATGGGCAGCATAGATTAGGAGGAATGTTTGTTGATAAAGAAATATACTTGTCAAAATGGTGTAAGAATTATTGTAGAGCAAATACCAACAGTTCGTTCAGCGGCCATTGGTGTTTGGGTGAAAACAGGATCCCGTAATGAAACAAAGGAACTGAATGGAATTTCGCATTTTCTTGAGCATATGTTTTTTAAAGGAACTACGACGAGAAGTGCACGTGAAATTGCCGAATCATTTGACAGCATCGGCGGGCAAGTGAATGCATTTACGTCAAAAGAATATACATGCTACTATGCTAAGGTACTTGATAATCATGCAAGCCATGCTCTTGAAGTACTTTCTGACATGTTCTTTAACTCTACATTTGATTCTGAAGAGTTAGAGAAAGAGAAAAATGTTGTGTACGAAGAAATTAAAATGTATGAAGATGCACCAGATGATATTGTACATGATCTATTAAGTCAAGCGGTATATGAAAAGCATTCATTAGGCTTTCCAATTCTAGGTACGGAAGAAACGCTTTCTACTTTTACAAGTGAAACGCTTAAACAATATGTGCATGATATGTATACACCAAATAAAGTTGTAATTTCTATTGCGGGGAAT from Peribacillus asahii carries:
- a CDS encoding polysaccharide deacetylase family protein — encoded protein: MNNKWKQIVAISAIAGISWLLVQNPYTNDYFTRLTDKSIATSMQEDELLFAIKSSVKKYEIEPQDARIDSVWKAVPGYNGVKIDVQASYEAMKKKGSFDERKLVYRQVAPKKHLHELKPSPLYRAHPDKPVVSFLINVAWGNEYLQDMLSVLKEHHVKATFFLEGRWTKNNPELAKMIKEGGHEIGNHSYTHPNMQTLSTQATREEIRKTSEVIEAVTGVRSTWFAPPSGSFRDETVSLAADLGMGTVMWSVDTIDWQKPSPEVLQQRVLSKVHPGAFILMHPTESTAKSLETLIVNIQKKDLHVVTVSEAVDEKRILPYK
- the pnp gene encoding polyribonucleotide nucleotidyltransferase; translated protein: MGQEKHTYSFDWAGRNLTVEIGQLAKQANGAVLVRYGDTAVLSTVTASKEPKNVDFFPLTVNYEEKLYAVGKIPGGFIKREGRPSERAILASRLIDRPIRPMFPDGFRNDVQCISMVMSVEQDCSSEMAAMFGSSLALSVSDIPFNGPIAGVVVGRIDGQFVVNPTVAQMEQSDIDLTVAGNKDAINMVEAGAKEVPEETMLEAIMFGHEEIKKLIAFQEKIAAEIGKEKMEVTLYQVNEELEAEIKTMCLADLNKAVQVQEKHAREDAITEVKNHVLAQYEEQEADEEKVKQVKEILNKLVKAEVRRLITEEKVRPDGRNPDEIRPLSSEVGLLARTHGSGLFTRGQTQALSICTLGALGDVQILDGLGTEESKRFMHHYNFPHFSVGETGPIRAPGRREIGHGALGERALEPIIPSEKDFPYTVRLVSEVLESNGSTSQASICASTLAMMDAGVPIKAPVAGIAMGLVKSGEYYTILTDIQGMEDHLGDMDFKVAGTAKGVTALQMDIKIDGLSREILEEALQQAKRGRMHILDSMLATLSEPRVELSRYAPKILTMSINPDKIRDVIGPSGKQINKIIEETGVKIDIEQDGTVFISSTEQEMNSKAKKIIEDIVREVAVGEQYLGKVKRIEKFGAFVEIFNGKDGLVHISELAEERVGKVEDVVKIGDEILVKVTEIDKQGRVNLSRKAVLKEQKEAANPAQS